From one Macaca nemestrina isolate mMacNem1 chromosome 3, mMacNem.hap1, whole genome shotgun sequence genomic stretch:
- the LOC105487875 gene encoding ligand-dependent nuclear receptor corepressor-like protein isoform X2: MIWFSWTPGDCEPEELTDWSMDEKCSFCNLQREAVSDCIPSLDSSQSTPTEELSSQGQSNTDKIECQAENYLNALFRKKDLPQNCDPNIPLVAQELMKKMIRQFAIEYISKSGKTQENRNGSIGPSIVCKSIQMNQAESSLQEEQEGPLDLTVNRTQEQNTQQGDGVLDLSTKKTSIKSEESSICDPSSENSVAGSTVDAKSEEASKMEKRKSALSKVLESLCIHHQQQVLAMLKFLVQEQNAASLCCCNTSCVVSSESQKPLIEDNLYGLFCNCEYRLAEKGCLQNEKQSPGLEPLPVCIKDLNCLSCQTVTVEHIKPVVNRGIADSYNSHRCCSGLLPNIHSTKSAFRSPLLSKEVCDLSVTLKDACRSRSPSPPPLSPVETEGFEKLKDVISEISALENNKLEANINQPPSLTPAEISSNKSDHEDKILKTKKSSNSYSLLSNDSNNSATNHEKGETAIIFQDLMDRINEKLKSIETTDMTSLVQLSSSDCNTYNDLKLGDFITSLLHNAKASDYSFMELLSQHDKKVENKIIQTRFRKRQETLFAMCNSSDSPMFRRQSLQIKRELASLDENFTRKKYTEKSSRKLTQNNDISSSDKGEFYHDQGSSLQNSKRLQDKNAETSFSPNYALQSLQLPLHSSETNLSFNSFSESFKTTSPEKMSLRKPQEKSADGKQFLQNHRKNPKLSNTQTLLRNDASGLLSRTKRNIVPPGWYSIYVTNNYVFKKSPKAKKVSESTTKNVPVKNIHIESSHNIDLNKIAMNSNLQVVVKRLEDTINIANKSWNNQPLSEGCKASKKLIEIDGKDQNADRNMTLTLNRMTCKEQSLSKSVVASSNIIKSHCMPTMDLNNKRLENLKKSTILDMGRLISSVENVPAKYEGIESSSVSNYSSPIKLMFLSEVKSSEGVKYTLTSVGTSHSNVVLPSEKPTIHHVTEEKTETNEDISNANSENYHSNHYDTDTLQRELNKFNHAKETSGSSTMFIGDINSDKPQEETTDNSSSAIDPSFKRKPGRPKKIGPQVVRQIKRPIGRPPKPKTDQTDITVCQNEPVSAGRKSPESLISEVKEGIYKKSITVTVIYGRSRRTKRHVSEGNVNISNLMSLNNNAGDFPTEYNSPRNISEHKINLGERISAVASLTTESEILGSGFEYVRPIKNKSVIPQPSKNIVRPNQKPLTISRKPGRPAKVKISGISVTINRTSPQEREVSISSCLPPLEQENTLGKNLPEEKYDQQCTKMDKIRHTEADIFKNGSKSMIATVPLRHSIRDRKPSLHFLHSLASSSSLIYRNALLHKSYKLHLQKNKSQKEKHRQSKMKIAYKDTPRNRFSRNAKKCLEDNKLVPISEVSLDPIISSNPLLRWWATSASNDSLLEELNNRFEQIANAWVQVSGDEAENCIHKKREHIENDHFKVASPLETCLLELEVSPVKMLFQKKYDLNELCTWFMQTTETQSLSLVRKANARNPLEVINTRGIKLGTKYSDFNASPFRKHFKKFALSSPSKSAEKLHILHKVTNSPLLNVKSNLAIARLKRTEFKRLHHERWKREGKLHNHGTVDWNSKRRNLRFFCQNQFLNKTEGETNADIPLQGKSIVDNQCVLPPEIRGDLQQRVVMPDFKIRASFENKFKSEAKENGTNCSQKDFQKGPRLENVCPNSWRSKTLKDCRIFLRKLNCLEHRNTLKLNTIIYSPESTDSGNTHQTHMEESKRFTLRSHSARQNSFKKQSKEIENAKANNPSADEFADHLGNSKLSKCINFDKNPDSFEVLSNLNKRKRPPWKTTEVSTKRHKRQSCNSGQMANYFSKSLACYK; this comes from the exons GGGATGGAGTGTTAGATCTCTCTACAAAGAAAACCAGCATAAAATCTGAAGAGTCATCCATATGTGATCCTTCTTCTGAAAATTCAGTGGCTGG ttcaacTGTTGATGCAAAATCAGAGGAAGcttctaaaatggaaaaaagaaaatcagcattAAGCAAAGTTTTGGAATCTTTGTGCATACATCACCAGCAACAAGTTTTGGCTATGTTGAAATTTCTAGTCCAAGAGCAGAATGCTGCTTCTCTTTGCTGTTGTAATACATCATGTGTTGTGTCTTCAGAATCTCAAAAGCCCTTAATCGAAGATAATTTATATGGTCTGTTCTGTAATTGTGAATATAGGCTGGCAGAAAAAGGTTGTTTACAAAACGAAAAACAAAGCCCTGGTTTAGAACCTCTGCCAGTctgtattaaagatttaaattgtTTATCTTGCCAAACTGTAACTGTTGAACACATTAAGCCAGTAGTGAATAGAGGAATTGCAGACAGTTATAATTCTCACAGGTGCTGTTCTGGACTGTTACCAAACATTCACTCTACAAAATCAGCCTTTCGTAGTCCTCTTTTGTCAAAGGAAGTATGTGATCTTTCAGTCACTCTTAAAGATGCCTGTAGATCTCGAAGTCCCTCACCCCCACCATTATCACCTGTAGAAACTGAAGGATTTGAAAAATTGAAAGACGTCATCTCAGAGATTTCAGCCTTAGAAAATAACAAACTTGAAGCAAACATTAACCAGCCTCCATCTCTCACACCAGCAGAAATAAGCAGCAATAAGAGTGATCATgaagataaaatacttaaaactaaaaaatccAGTAACTCTTATTCTTTACTCTCAAATGACAGCAATAATTCTGCTACAAATCATGAAAAAGGTGAAACTGCTATAATTTTTCAAGATTTAATGGATCGCATTaatgaaaaactaaaatcaaTAGAAACCACGGATATGACAAGCCTTGTACAGTTATCTAGCAGTGATTGTAATacatataatgatttaaaattggGAGATTTCATAACGTCTCTCTTGCATAATGCAAAAGCCAGTGATTATAGTTTTATGGAACTATTGAGTCAACACGataaaaaggtagaaaataaaattattcagacAAGATTTCGAAAGCGTCAAGAAACTTTATTTGCAATGTGCAACTCCTCTGATTCACCCATGTTTAGAAGGCAGTCTTTACAGATAAAAAGAGAACTTGCTAGTCTCGATgaaaattttacaagaaaaaaatacaccgAGAAAAGTTCAAGGAAGTTGACACAAAACAATGATATATCTTCATCAGACAAAGGAGAATTCTATCATGACCAAGGGTCTTCTTTACAAAATTCTAAAAGACTTCAAGATAAAAATGCTGAAACATCATTTTCACCAAATTATGCATTACAGTCACTGCAACTACCTCTTCATAGCTCAGAAACTAActtgtcttttaattcattttcagaaAGCTTTAAAACAACTTCCCCTGAGAAAATGAGCTTAAGAAAGCCACAGGAGAAATCTGCAGATGGAAAACAATTTTTGCAAAATCATAGGAAAAATCCAAAGTTAAGTAATACTCAAACTCTTTTGAGAAATGATGCTTCTGGACTTTTGAGCAGAACTAAACGAAATATTGTGCCTCCAGGGTGGTATTCTATATATGTaacaaataattatgtttttaaaaaatcacctaaaGCCAAAAAAGTATCCGAATCCACAACAAAAAACGTTCCAGTGAAAAATATTCACATTGAAAGCTCACACAACATAGACCTAAACAAAATTGCAATGAATTCTAATTTACAAGTTGTTGTGAAGCGTTTGGAAGATACAATAAATATAGCCAATAAATCCTGGAATAATCAGCCATTATCAGAAGGATGTAAAGCATCCAAGAAATTGATAGAAATTGATGGTAAAGATCAAAATGCTGACAGAAATATGACTCTTACTCTAAATAGAATGACATGCAAAGAACAGAGCTTATCAAAATCTGTGGTAGCATCCAGCAATATTATCAAAAGTCATTGCATGCCTACAATGGATTTGAATAACAAAAGACTTGAAAATCTGAAAAAGTCAACTATTTTAGATATGGGTCGCTTGATTTCCAGTGTTGAAAATGTACCAGCAAAATATGAAGGTATTGAAAGTTCATCTGTTTCCAACTATTCTAGTCCTATCAAACtcatgtttttatctgaggttaaaAGTAGTGAAGGAGTCAAATATACTTTAACTTCAGTTGGTACTTCCCATTCAAATGTTGTTCTCCCTTCTGAAAAACCTACAATCCATCATGTAactgaagaaaaaacagaaacaaatgaagatATCTCAAATGCGAACTCTGAAAATTATCACTCCAATCATTATGATACCGatactcttcaaagagaactaaaCAAATTCAATCATGCAAAAGAAACTTCAGGATCCTCTACAATGTTTATAGGTGATATAAATAGTGATAAGCCACAAGAAGAAACTACGGACAATTCAAGCAGTGCTATTGAtccatcttttaaaagaaaaccaggTAGACCAAAAAAAATAGGTCCCCAAGTTGTGAGACAGATTAAGCGACCAATTGGAAGACCACCAAAGCCTAAAACTGATCAAACAGACATCACTGTTTGCCAGAATGAGCCCGTTAGTGCTGGAAGGAAAAGCCCAGAATCTCTCATATCAGAAGTAAAAGAAGGTATTTATAAAAAGAGTATTACAGTAACTGTTATTTATGGAAGATCAAGAAGAACTAAAAGGCATGTTTCTGAAGGAAATGTAAACATAAGCAACCTTATGTCTTTAAACAATAATGCTGGGGATTTTCCAACTGAATATAATAGTCCCAGAAATATTAGTGAACACAAAATTAACTTGGGTGAAAGAATAAGTGCTGTCGCAAGCTTGACTACTGAAAGTGAGATCTTGGGGTCTGGCTTTGAATATGTGAGACCCATCAAGAACAAATCTGTgatacctcagccttccaagaacaTTGTTCGACCAAATCAGAAGCCTTTGACGATAAGTAGGAAGCCTGGTAGACCAGCAAAAGTGAAAATCTCTGGCATATCTGTGACTATTAATAGAACTTCACCTCAGGAAAGAGAAGTAAGTATTAGCAGCTGCTTGCCTCCTTTAGAACAGGAAAATACGTTAGGAAAAAATCTACCTGAAGAAAAGTATGACCAACAGTGCactaaaatggataaaataaggCACACTGAAgctgatatatttaaaaatggatcAAAAAGTATGATTGCTACTGTACCTTTGAGACATTCTATTAGGGACAGAAAACCATCTCTGCATTTCTTACATTCATTAGCATCTTCTAGCTCACTTATTTATAGAAATGCTCTGCTCCATAAATCATATAAACTGcatttgcagaaaaataaaagtcagaaggAAAAACATAGACAGTCAAAGATGAAAATAGCTTACAAAGATACCCCAAGAAACAGATTTTCACGGAATGCAAAAAAGTGTTTGGAAGATAATAAATTAGTACCTATTTCTGAAGTATCCTTGGATCCTATAATTTCATCAAACCCTTTGCTCAGGTGGTGGGCTACCTCTGCTTCAAATGATTCCTTATTAGAGGAATTAAACAATAGATTTGAGCAAATAGCAAATGCTTGGGTGCAAGTAAGTGGCGATGAAGCTGAAAATTGTATTCATAAAAAAAGAGAGCACATTGAAAATGATCATTTCAAAGTAGCAAGCCCTTTGGAAACTTGTCTTTTAGAACTTGAAGTTTCACCTGTAAAAATGCTTTTTCAGAAAAAGTATGATTTGAATGAACTCTGTACTTGGTTTATGCAAACAACAGAAACACAGTCTCTTTCACTAGTTAGAAAAGCAAATGCCCGAAACCCTTTGGAAGTAATAAATACCAGGGGAATCAAATTAGGGACCAAATATTCTGACTTTAATGCCAGCCCCTTCagaaagcactttaaaaaatttgcacTCTCTTCTCCTTCAAAATCAGCAGAGAAGTTGCATATACTGCATAAAGTGACTAACTCTCCACTCTTAAATGTGAAAAGTAATTTAGCAATAGCTAGATTAAAAAGGACTGAGTTTAAGAGGTTGCATCATGAAAGGTGGAAAAGAGAGGGAAAGCTGCACAACCATGGAACAGTTGACTGGAACTCTAAAAGGAGAAACTTAAGATTTTTCTGCCAGaaccaatttttaaataagactGAGGGAGAAACAAATGCTGACATCCCACTCCAAGGAAAAAGCATAGTAGATAATCAGTGTGTTTTgccacctgagatcaggggtgACTTGCAGCAGAGGGTAGTaatgcctgacttcaaaatacgTGCTAGTTTCGAGAATAAATTTAAGTCAGAAGCAAAAGAGAATGGAACAAATTGCAGCCAAAAAGACTTTCAAAAGGGACCAAGACTAGAAAATGTGTGTCCTAATAGTTGGAGGTCAAAAACCTTAAAAGACTGTAGAATatttttgaggaagctcaacTGTCTTGAACACAGAAATACTTTAAAGCTAAATACAATCATTTACTCTCCTGAATCTACTGACAGTGGAAATACTCATCAAACTCATATGGAAGAATCAAAGCGCTTTACTTTAAGATCTCATTCTGCTAggcaaaattcttttaaaaagcaatctaaagaaatagaaaatgctaAAGCAAATAATCCTTCAGCTGATGAATTTGCTGACCATCTTGGCAATAGTAAATTAAGCAAATGTATTAACTTTGACAAGAATCCTGATAGTTTTGAAGTTCTTAGCAAtttgaacaaaagaaaaagaccacCATGGAAGACCACAGAAGTATCAACAAAAAGACATAAACGACAGTCATGCAACAGTGGACAAATGGCAAACTATTTTTCCAAATCCCTAG
- the LOC105487875 gene encoding ligand-dependent nuclear receptor corepressor-like protein isoform X4, which yields MPSRKLPKCTLSKESIHLQEELCYQTCITKRTGRNIHIYTHAHNLPQNCDPNIPLVAQELMKKMIRQFAIEYISKSGKTQENRNGSIGPSIVCKSIQMNQAESSLQEEQEGPLDLTVNRTQEQNTQQGDGVLDLSTKKTSIKSEESSICDPSSENSVAGSTVDAKSEEASKMEKRKSALSKVLESLCIHHQQQVLAMLKFLVQEQNAASLCCCNTSCVVSSESQKPLIEDNLYGLFCNCEYRLAEKGCLQNEKQSPGLEPLPVCIKDLNCLSCQTVTVEHIKPVVNRGIADSYNSHRCCSGLLPNIHSTKSAFRSPLLSKEVCDLSVTLKDACRSRSPSPPPLSPVETEGFEKLKDVISEISALENNKLEANINQPPSLTPAEISSNKSDHEDKILKTKKSSNSYSLLSNDSNNSATNHEKGETAIIFQDLMDRINEKLKSIETTDMTSLVQLSSSDCNTYNDLKLGDFITSLLHNAKASDYSFMELLSQHDKKVENKIIQTRFRKRQETLFAMCNSSDSPMFRRQSLQIKRELASLDENFTRKKYTEKSSRKLTQNNDISSSDKGEFYHDQGSSLQNSKRLQDKNAETSFSPNYALQSLQLPLHSSETNLSFNSFSESFKTTSPEKMSLRKPQEKSADGKQFLQNHRKNPKLSNTQTLLRNDASGLLSRTKRNIVPPGWYSIYVTNNYVFKKSPKAKKVSESTTKNVPVKNIHIESSHNIDLNKIAMNSNLQVVVKRLEDTINIANKSWNNQPLSEGCKASKKLIEIDGKDQNADRNMTLTLNRMTCKEQSLSKSVVASSNIIKSHCMPTMDLNNKRLENLKKSTILDMGRLISSVENVPAKYEGIESSSVSNYSSPIKLMFLSEVKSSEGVKYTLTSVGTSHSNVVLPSEKPTIHHVTEEKTETNEDISNANSENYHSNHYDTDTLQRELNKFNHAKETSGSSTMFIGDINSDKPQEETTDNSSSAIDPSFKRKPGRPKKIGPQVVRQIKRPIGRPPKPKTDQTDITVCQNEPVSAGRKSPESLISEVKEGIYKKSITVTVIYGRSRRTKRHVSEGNVNISNLMSLNNNAGDFPTEYNSPRNISEHKINLGERISAVASLTTESEILGSGFEYVRPIKNKSVIPQPSKNIVRPNQKPLTISRKPGRPAKVKISGISVTINRTSPQEREVSISSCLPPLEQENTLGKNLPEEKYDQQCTKMDKIRHTEADIFKNGSKSMIATVPLRHSIRDRKPSLHFLHSLASSSSLIYRNALLHKSYKLHLQKNKSQKEKHRQSKMKIAYKDTPRNRFSRNAKKCLEDNKLVPISEVSLDPIISSNPLLRWWATSASNDSLLEELNNRFEQIANAWVQVSGDEAENCIHKKREHIENDHFKVASPLETCLLELEVSPVKMLFQKKYDLNELCTWFMQTTETQSLSLVRKANARNPLEVINTRGIKLGTKYSDFNASPFRKHFKKFALSSPSKSAEKLHILHKVTNSPLLNVKSNLAIARLKRTEFKRLHHERWKREGKLHNHGTVDWNSKRRNLRFFCQNQFLNKTEGETNADIPLQGKSIVDNQCVLPPEIRGDLQQRVVMPDFKIRASFENKFKSEAKENGTNCSQKDFQKGPRLENVCPNSWRSKTLKDCRIFLRKLNCLEHRNTLKLNTIIYSPESTDSGNTHQTHMEESKRFTLRSHSARQNSFKKQSKEIENAKANNPSADEFADHLGNSKLSKCINFDKNPDSFEVLSNLNKRKRPPWKTTEVSTKRHKRQSCNSGQMANYFSKSLACYK from the exons GGGATGGAGTGTTAGATCTCTCTACAAAGAAAACCAGCATAAAATCTGAAGAGTCATCCATATGTGATCCTTCTTCTGAAAATTCAGTGGCTGG ttcaacTGTTGATGCAAAATCAGAGGAAGcttctaaaatggaaaaaagaaaatcagcattAAGCAAAGTTTTGGAATCTTTGTGCATACATCACCAGCAACAAGTTTTGGCTATGTTGAAATTTCTAGTCCAAGAGCAGAATGCTGCTTCTCTTTGCTGTTGTAATACATCATGTGTTGTGTCTTCAGAATCTCAAAAGCCCTTAATCGAAGATAATTTATATGGTCTGTTCTGTAATTGTGAATATAGGCTGGCAGAAAAAGGTTGTTTACAAAACGAAAAACAAAGCCCTGGTTTAGAACCTCTGCCAGTctgtattaaagatttaaattgtTTATCTTGCCAAACTGTAACTGTTGAACACATTAAGCCAGTAGTGAATAGAGGAATTGCAGACAGTTATAATTCTCACAGGTGCTGTTCTGGACTGTTACCAAACATTCACTCTACAAAATCAGCCTTTCGTAGTCCTCTTTTGTCAAAGGAAGTATGTGATCTTTCAGTCACTCTTAAAGATGCCTGTAGATCTCGAAGTCCCTCACCCCCACCATTATCACCTGTAGAAACTGAAGGATTTGAAAAATTGAAAGACGTCATCTCAGAGATTTCAGCCTTAGAAAATAACAAACTTGAAGCAAACATTAACCAGCCTCCATCTCTCACACCAGCAGAAATAAGCAGCAATAAGAGTGATCATgaagataaaatacttaaaactaaaaaatccAGTAACTCTTATTCTTTACTCTCAAATGACAGCAATAATTCTGCTACAAATCATGAAAAAGGTGAAACTGCTATAATTTTTCAAGATTTAATGGATCGCATTaatgaaaaactaaaatcaaTAGAAACCACGGATATGACAAGCCTTGTACAGTTATCTAGCAGTGATTGTAATacatataatgatttaaaattggGAGATTTCATAACGTCTCTCTTGCATAATGCAAAAGCCAGTGATTATAGTTTTATGGAACTATTGAGTCAACACGataaaaaggtagaaaataaaattattcagacAAGATTTCGAAAGCGTCAAGAAACTTTATTTGCAATGTGCAACTCCTCTGATTCACCCATGTTTAGAAGGCAGTCTTTACAGATAAAAAGAGAACTTGCTAGTCTCGATgaaaattttacaagaaaaaaatacaccgAGAAAAGTTCAAGGAAGTTGACACAAAACAATGATATATCTTCATCAGACAAAGGAGAATTCTATCATGACCAAGGGTCTTCTTTACAAAATTCTAAAAGACTTCAAGATAAAAATGCTGAAACATCATTTTCACCAAATTATGCATTACAGTCACTGCAACTACCTCTTCATAGCTCAGAAACTAActtgtcttttaattcattttcagaaAGCTTTAAAACAACTTCCCCTGAGAAAATGAGCTTAAGAAAGCCACAGGAGAAATCTGCAGATGGAAAACAATTTTTGCAAAATCATAGGAAAAATCCAAAGTTAAGTAATACTCAAACTCTTTTGAGAAATGATGCTTCTGGACTTTTGAGCAGAACTAAACGAAATATTGTGCCTCCAGGGTGGTATTCTATATATGTaacaaataattatgtttttaaaaaatcacctaaaGCCAAAAAAGTATCCGAATCCACAACAAAAAACGTTCCAGTGAAAAATATTCACATTGAAAGCTCACACAACATAGACCTAAACAAAATTGCAATGAATTCTAATTTACAAGTTGTTGTGAAGCGTTTGGAAGATACAATAAATATAGCCAATAAATCCTGGAATAATCAGCCATTATCAGAAGGATGTAAAGCATCCAAGAAATTGATAGAAATTGATGGTAAAGATCAAAATGCTGACAGAAATATGACTCTTACTCTAAATAGAATGACATGCAAAGAACAGAGCTTATCAAAATCTGTGGTAGCATCCAGCAATATTATCAAAAGTCATTGCATGCCTACAATGGATTTGAATAACAAAAGACTTGAAAATCTGAAAAAGTCAACTATTTTAGATATGGGTCGCTTGATTTCCAGTGTTGAAAATGTACCAGCAAAATATGAAGGTATTGAAAGTTCATCTGTTTCCAACTATTCTAGTCCTATCAAACtcatgtttttatctgaggttaaaAGTAGTGAAGGAGTCAAATATACTTTAACTTCAGTTGGTACTTCCCATTCAAATGTTGTTCTCCCTTCTGAAAAACCTACAATCCATCATGTAactgaagaaaaaacagaaacaaatgaagatATCTCAAATGCGAACTCTGAAAATTATCACTCCAATCATTATGATACCGatactcttcaaagagaactaaaCAAATTCAATCATGCAAAAGAAACTTCAGGATCCTCTACAATGTTTATAGGTGATATAAATAGTGATAAGCCACAAGAAGAAACTACGGACAATTCAAGCAGTGCTATTGAtccatcttttaaaagaaaaccaggTAGACCAAAAAAAATAGGTCCCCAAGTTGTGAGACAGATTAAGCGACCAATTGGAAGACCACCAAAGCCTAAAACTGATCAAACAGACATCACTGTTTGCCAGAATGAGCCCGTTAGTGCTGGAAGGAAAAGCCCAGAATCTCTCATATCAGAAGTAAAAGAAGGTATTTATAAAAAGAGTATTACAGTAACTGTTATTTATGGAAGATCAAGAAGAACTAAAAGGCATGTTTCTGAAGGAAATGTAAACATAAGCAACCTTATGTCTTTAAACAATAATGCTGGGGATTTTCCAACTGAATATAATAGTCCCAGAAATATTAGTGAACACAAAATTAACTTGGGTGAAAGAATAAGTGCTGTCGCAAGCTTGACTACTGAAAGTGAGATCTTGGGGTCTGGCTTTGAATATGTGAGACCCATCAAGAACAAATCTGTgatacctcagccttccaagaacaTTGTTCGACCAAATCAGAAGCCTTTGACGATAAGTAGGAAGCCTGGTAGACCAGCAAAAGTGAAAATCTCTGGCATATCTGTGACTATTAATAGAACTTCACCTCAGGAAAGAGAAGTAAGTATTAGCAGCTGCTTGCCTCCTTTAGAACAGGAAAATACGTTAGGAAAAAATCTACCTGAAGAAAAGTATGACCAACAGTGCactaaaatggataaaataaggCACACTGAAgctgatatatttaaaaatggatcAAAAAGTATGATTGCTACTGTACCTTTGAGACATTCTATTAGGGACAGAAAACCATCTCTGCATTTCTTACATTCATTAGCATCTTCTAGCTCACTTATTTATAGAAATGCTCTGCTCCATAAATCATATAAACTGcatttgcagaaaaataaaagtcagaaggAAAAACATAGACAGTCAAAGATGAAAATAGCTTACAAAGATACCCCAAGAAACAGATTTTCACGGAATGCAAAAAAGTGTTTGGAAGATAATAAATTAGTACCTATTTCTGAAGTATCCTTGGATCCTATAATTTCATCAAACCCTTTGCTCAGGTGGTGGGCTACCTCTGCTTCAAATGATTCCTTATTAGAGGAATTAAACAATAGATTTGAGCAAATAGCAAATGCTTGGGTGCAAGTAAGTGGCGATGAAGCTGAAAATTGTATTCATAAAAAAAGAGAGCACATTGAAAATGATCATTTCAAAGTAGCAAGCCCTTTGGAAACTTGTCTTTTAGAACTTGAAGTTTCACCTGTAAAAATGCTTTTTCAGAAAAAGTATGATTTGAATGAACTCTGTACTTGGTTTATGCAAACAACAGAAACACAGTCTCTTTCACTAGTTAGAAAAGCAAATGCCCGAAACCCTTTGGAAGTAATAAATACCAGGGGAATCAAATTAGGGACCAAATATTCTGACTTTAATGCCAGCCCCTTCagaaagcactttaaaaaatttgcacTCTCTTCTCCTTCAAAATCAGCAGAGAAGTTGCATATACTGCATAAAGTGACTAACTCTCCACTCTTAAATGTGAAAAGTAATTTAGCAATAGCTAGATTAAAAAGGACTGAGTTTAAGAGGTTGCATCATGAAAGGTGGAAAAGAGAGGGAAAGCTGCACAACCATGGAACAGTTGACTGGAACTCTAAAAGGAGAAACTTAAGATTTTTCTGCCAGaaccaatttttaaataagactGAGGGAGAAACAAATGCTGACATCCCACTCCAAGGAAAAAGCATAGTAGATAATCAGTGTGTTTTgccacctgagatcaggggtgACTTGCAGCAGAGGGTAGTaatgcctgacttcaaaatacgTGCTAGTTTCGAGAATAAATTTAAGTCAGAAGCAAAAGAGAATGGAACAAATTGCAGCCAAAAAGACTTTCAAAAGGGACCAAGACTAGAAAATGTGTGTCCTAATAGTTGGAGGTCAAAAACCTTAAAAGACTGTAGAATatttttgaggaagctcaacTGTCTTGAACACAGAAATACTTTAAAGCTAAATACAATCATTTACTCTCCTGAATCTACTGACAGTGGAAATACTCATCAAACTCATATGGAAGAATCAAAGCGCTTTACTTTAAGATCTCATTCTGCTAggcaaaattcttttaaaaagcaatctaaagaaatagaaaatgctaAAGCAAATAATCCTTCAGCTGATGAATTTGCTGACCATCTTGGCAATAGTAAATTAAGCAAATGTATTAACTTTGACAAGAATCCTGATAGTTTTGAAGTTCTTAGCAAtttgaacaaaagaaaaagaccacCATGGAAGACCACAGAAGTATCAACAAAAAGACATAAACGACAGTCATGCAACAGTGGACAAATGGCAAACTATTTTTCCAAATCCCTAG